The genomic DNA TTGATAAGAGTAGCCCAATGGCAGCCGGCATAATTGACCCATTCACTTATGGAAAGGCATTTGACGCTCGTCCAAGCACAACTTCGATTTTAGCAAATCAAACTGCATCTTTCCAAGGAAATGGAATTGTGCCTATAGACCACCCATTCTTCGACAAAGTAACATACCGCGGTGCATTCCAACCGGGTGTATCCCAACGTTGGGATTTGCCTTGGTCAGAATATGACCCTGTTAATGCGATTTACAAAGCGCAACCAACTTCGGTCAGAGAAATTGAAACTGAAGACAGAACTAATATAGTAACTGTTGACGTTAAAGTTTCTCCGCTACCTGTGCAACAAGTTGCAAAAGTAATTTACTCGATTGACCGCGACTCTCCGGTTTCAATCAAATTTGTTGATGCATTTGGTAATGCAATACTCAACATTTTAGATAACCAATTCCAAACTCGCGGATACTATGATTTCAGCATCAATACTGACGGATTGTCTCAAGGTGTTTATTATTTACAAATAACTACCATGAACAACAACGTAACTACTATGGTGCCTGTAATCAGATAACAAATGTGCCTCTGAACAAACAGATAACCCTCTGAAGCTCCGGCTGATGGGGGTTTTTTATTTTAATAAATCTGATGTATCAAACCAAAATCCAAAATTGAGTAAGGTTTCTCCTCTTCTGCTTACATACCTGCCCTCATCGTTTCGGAACACCAAATAATTATCATCCATTATTTCGATTACACGCTGTTCCACTCTTATATAGGAGTTTGTTGTTGGCTTGTATTCAAATCCCGCAGCTACCTCTAACATAGTTGTTGCAGGCATTGTGAAAACTGTCCCGTTGATATTGTCCACATATGAAAATCGAGCAGTTCCGCTAAGATTTTCGATGAAACTAAAACCCATATGCGAAGTCAAGGACACTCCATATGAGTGACGGTCTTTAATACTTTCGCCAATTTGCGAATATAAATCAAATTGTGCCTTTAACTGAGTTTTACCACCTTTATATGAAAAATTCACATTATTATATATATCCTTGCTGATTCCGGGAACAGATTCATTAGCAATAGCACCGGAGTATGACAAATAAAAATCATCATCACCATAGAACAAGCTCATTCCCAATCCAAAGTTTTCATTTGTATTGACATAATTCCACATGCTGTTGATTAGGAGAAATGTAGCCTTGAATTTTTCGCTCACTTGCCAATTTGCACGTACTCCGGCATGATAAAATGGCTCCATATATGTTACCATCGAGTGGGATGTGAGCAAATTATTCTTAGGTAGCAAAGCTTCATTCCCGATGTGAGTCAGGAAATAGCCCGCGTCTATAGAAAAGCTTTCCGACACGTTCACACCTGCATATGCTTCTTGGATAGCAGAATATGGACCTGTCCAAGCTTGTGCGGGCAAGTCGCCATAATGCAGTGAAACTCGCCCATAGACCTTGTCAAATTTTGCATCCATTGCAAGATTCACCACGTTGAGAGAGAATTCATTTTTTTTGCCATCCATGAATGAAAACAGGCGATAGGGTTGACCATCGATTTTGCGAGAATTATCATTATCATTGGCGATGTAAAAATCTGTGTAGCCGGAAAAATTCACTTGTGAATACGATGTGGCATAGATGAAACAACTAAGAAATGCAATTGCTATTATTCGCATAATGTTCTCCATATTGATAGTAAAATCGAAAAATAAATTTAATAAATTTTGGTGAAATTGCGACAAGATTTTTTTTGATGAAAATTACTGTTGTATAAATCAAAAAAAACTCTTATTTTTGTAGTCTTACTTCTGGAGGATTAGTCTAATTGGTAAGGCAGCGGTCTTGAAAACCGCCGTGGGTGACCACTTGGGGGTTCGAGTCCCTCATCCTCCGCAAAAAGAAAGCTCCTTTCAGGGAGCTTTTTTTCGTTTACTTTACTTGTTACTCTCTAACTAACTGAGCTTACTCATCATTGTTAATAATCAATATCACATTGCCGATTTTTTGTCCGGTTTCTACAAATTTATATGCTTCTACGGCGTCTTCCATCTGATATCTTCTGTCAATTACAGGTTTGAATTTTCCGGTTTCGACAAGTACCTTCAGAAATTGAATATCTTCTTGCTTGACATTAGGAATTGGAAACAGCACTTTTTTGCCACCAATAAATGGAGTAATCATTGCCAAAAATGGATTTTGAGACATCTCGCCAAGTTCAGTCGAAATATAAATGCCATTTTCCTTCAGTAACGGTTTGCAAAGTCCAAAAGAGCTTTTCCCGACAGCGTCGAATATGAAATCGAACTTTTTGTTCATTTTCGTGAAGTCTTCTTTTTTATAGTCAATTACCTCATCGGCACCAATGGATTTGACTAAATCAATATTCGGCGTAGCGCAAACGGCTGTTACATTAGCTCCAAAATACTTTATTAGTCGCACAGCCGCCGAACCTATTGCACCTGTAGCTCCATTGACCAACACATCTTGTCCTTTCTCTACTTTTGCTGCTCTGATACTATTTAAAGCATAATGCGCCCCTTCTGAAATTGGTGCTGCATCTTGGTATGACAAATTTTCAGGAATCAGAGCAATCGCATCGGTCTCTTTCAAGGTCATGTATTCAGCATGGGCGCCAAATTTCGAATCATTGAAGCCGAAAACCCTGTCACCGATTTTGAATTTGATTACATTTTTACCAACATTTTCAATTTTGCCTGCGAATTCACTTCCCAAAATCTGATTTTTTGGTTTCAAAAGCCCGCTGAAAAATCTTGAAATGAAATATTCTGCACTTCTGAATCCGCAATCGGTTCTGTTCACGGTAGAAGAATAGACTTTTATCAGAATTTCATCATCCGCGGGAGTTGGTTTTGCTACTTGCGCTACTGATACTACCTCCGGCGGACCGTAATTAGTGTAAGTAAGTGCCTTCATCATTTCCATTTTTTTACTTCTTCAATTTGGTAATAACAAATTTCTTTGACGAGTATTTACTGATTGTAGTGATTTAATGGGTGTTCATGTATAATATAAAAAATGAACTGAAAATGAAAATAGTATGAACTATAACCATGCCAAAAAATAATTTGAAAATGAACAATAAATTACTTAAATTTAATTAACGAACTTTTACAATCAAAAAAATGATTTCATAAGAGGATGAATTTTTGATTTTGTTGAAAAAAAGTCTGTTGGAAATCAGCCAAAAAACGTCGAAAATGGGCTATGAAAAATAAATTATTAACAAAATGTAACTTTTTGCGAAATTTTGTGTTTAAATTTATGTAAGAATGAAGAAATAATTTTTTAATTTGGAGAAATGATGAATTTTGATTCAAAATCTTTTGTGACACAATTAACAATCTTGTTACTTGCCGCTTTTTTGCTCTCTTCGGCAATTCTTAATAGTGAAGAACTACCTGAGGGCTTCCCACCCTTGTTGATTACAAAATCTGACAACCCCTCGCCCGGAGCTGTTTTTATGTCCAATCGTGGCACACTATATCCATACTATCTCGCTATTTTGGCTAATGATGGCAAATCTTATAAAGTAAAAGGCGTGGACTATGAGAATTGGAACTTCGTTTTTCAACAAAATGGAATGATGACATCAACTTCACTTGTATCCCTTGATGGTGGAGGCTGGTTAGACGCCTATGTTTCGGTATTTGATGATGATTTGGAGGAAGTTGACAGGTTTCATGCCGGAAACGGACTGCCTGCCGGTGGTCACGAGTTTGTTATGATGCCAAACGGTCATTATTTGATGCTGGCTTTCGAGCCGAAATATATGGATATGAGCTTGCATTCTCCAAACGGCGACCCAAATGCCTTGGTTCGTAGTTCTGTGGTTCAAGAATTTGATGCCAACAAAAACATTGTCTATCAATGGAATGCTTGGGACCATATTCCATTATCGGAAACCTATGCAGATTTTTCAGGGAAATTCATCTATCATGCGCTATTTAATTCGATGGATTTCGACCACGAAGGCAACATATTAATTTCTAACAGATTAGGCTCGGAAATTATCAAAATTGATAGAAAATCCGGTGAACAAATTTGGCGTTTGGGTGGCATAAAAAATGAATTTAATTTCATTGGCGAACACGAACAAAATGCTCCAAATTATTTTTCGTTCCAACATGACATTCGGTGCTTGCCAAATGGAAATATTACTCTTTTTGATAATGGTTTTCAGCACTCACCACGATATTCACGTGGCGTTGAATACGAACTTGACCAAGTAGGCAAAAATGCAACAATGGTTTGGGAATTTAGAAACGAAACTGATATTTTTGCTTCAGCAAATGGTTCGATGAGAAGATTGCCTAACGGAAATTCATTAATTGGTTGGGGATGGGTTGCTTCGCAGTACAAGAAGGATTTGACCGAAGTAAGACCCGATGGTAGCATTGTTCTGGAAATGGAACTTCCGGCTAATGTAGGTAGCTTTCGTTGGCTCAAATCACCTTGGCCCCTTAACCAAGCCACTGCAGATGTAACCTTAGATGAACTGTTACCTTTGAATACGAATGTGTTCAATAATGGCGACATTCATACAGGTGTTACAATCATCTTTTCTGAACTAAACAGTGCATCACCTTATAATAGAGTTAATGTCAAAAAATACGAATATTCACCAAGATACCCAATATTTGACGAAAGAGCACCTTGGGTAGCACCTTATAAATTTGTAATCGCAAAGACAAGCATTAATAGTTTTACAGGAGAATTGAGATTTAACATTTCCGAGCTTCCTTGGTTAGTAGAACCTGAAAGGTGGGCTGTTTATCACAGAACAACTGCCGACGAAGGAATGTTCACTCAACTTGTGACATCGTACAATTCTTCTACTAATGAGATTATTGCTGAAACAACAGAATTTGGAGAATTTATTTTCGGTATTCCTGCTACTGAGCAGATGCCAAATACCCCAACTTTGAATTCGCCTGCGGCTTTCGAGATGGTGAACGAAGATTCCCCTGTTACTTTCAAATGGAGTCCTCACGGCTATTTCAATGATTGTCGTCTCCAAATAGCAACAGATATTACATTTGAAAACGTTGTAATTGACGCAACCGATAAGCCTACTTTTGCTACGATAACTGACCTTGACAATGGAACTGAATACTTTTGGAGAGTCATGATTTCCAATGAATATGGCGAAAGCCAATGGTCGGAGACAAGAAGTTTCAATACTGCTTCACCGTATTTGGATATTACTACTCCTATCGGTGGCGAAAAGTGGCTAAAAGATGGCAAAAGAAATTTCATTCGCTGGGACAAAAATATTAATGACGCCGTTAAAATCGAGCTTTTGCTTGAAGGCAATGTTGTTACTTCTATTGTTGATTCTTTGGTAAGTTACACTGGTGCATATGCGTGGATAGTCGGTGAAGACATTATGGCTGATTCCAATTATCGTGTCCGAATCACAAGCCTTCATGAGCCCGAACTGACAACAATTAGCGATGAAGTCTTTAGAATTGACGGTGCAACGAGCGTAGAAAATTCAGATAATAATTCAGTGCTTTCGATTAAAAACAATCCAAACCCATTGAGCAATTCTACAACTTTCGAATTTACTACTCAAGTACCCGGAAATGCAAGTATCACAATTTATAATCTGCTCGGTCAGCCTGA from Candidatus Kapaibacterium sp. includes the following:
- a CDS encoding porin is translated as MRIIAIAFLSCFIYATSYSQVNFSGYTDFYIANDNDNSRKIDGQPYRLFSFMDGKKNEFSLNVVNLAMDAKFDKVYGRVSLHYGDLPAQAWTGPYSAIQEAYAGVNVSESFSIDAGYFLTHIGNEALLPKNNLLTSHSMVTYMEPFYHAGVRANWQVSEKFKATFLLINSMWNYVNTNENFGLGMSLFYGDDDFYLSYSGAIANESVPGISKDIYNNVNFSYKGGKTQLKAQFDLYSQIGESIKDRHSYGVSLTSHMGFSFIENLSGTARFSYVDNINGTVFTMPATTMLEVAAGFEYKPTTNSYIRVEQRVIEIMDDNYLVFRNDEGRYVSRRGETLLNFGFWFDTSDLLK
- a CDS encoding NAD(P)-dependent alcohol dehydrogenase; the protein is MKALTYTNYGPPEVVSVAQVAKPTPADDEILIKVYSSTVNRTDCGFRSAEYFISRFFSGLLKPKNQILGSEFAGKIENVGKNVIKFKIGDRVFGFNDSKFGAHAEYMTLKETDAIALIPENLSYQDAAPISEGAHYALNSIRAAKVEKGQDVLVNGATGAIGSAAVRLIKYFGANVTAVCATPNIDLVKSIGADEVIDYKKEDFTKMNKKFDFIFDAVGKSSFGLCKPLLKENGIYISTELGEMSQNPFLAMITPFIGGKKVLFPIPNVKQEDIQFLKVLVETGKFKPVIDRRYQMEDAVEAYKFVETGQKIGNVILIINNDE
- a CDS encoding aryl-sulfate sulfotransferase, with the translated sequence MMNFDSKSFVTQLTILLLAAFLLSSAILNSEELPEGFPPLLITKSDNPSPGAVFMSNRGTLYPYYLAILANDGKSYKVKGVDYENWNFVFQQNGMMTSTSLVSLDGGGWLDAYVSVFDDDLEEVDRFHAGNGLPAGGHEFVMMPNGHYLMLAFEPKYMDMSLHSPNGDPNALVRSSVVQEFDANKNIVYQWNAWDHIPLSETYADFSGKFIYHALFNSMDFDHEGNILISNRLGSEIIKIDRKSGEQIWRLGGIKNEFNFIGEHEQNAPNYFSFQHDIRCLPNGNITLFDNGFQHSPRYSRGVEYELDQVGKNATMVWEFRNETDIFASANGSMRRLPNGNSLIGWGWVASQYKKDLTEVRPDGSIVLEMELPANVGSFRWLKSPWPLNQATADVTLDELLPLNTNVFNNGDIHTGVTIIFSELNSASPYNRVNVKKYEYSPRYPIFDERAPWVAPYKFVIAKTSINSFTGELRFNISELPWLVEPERWAVYHRTTADEGMFTQLVTSYNSSTNEIIAETTEFGEFIFGIPATEQMPNTPTLNSPAAFEMVNEDSPVTFKWSPHGYFNDCRLQIATDITFENVVIDATDKPTFATITDLDNGTEYFWRVMISNEYGESQWSETRSFNTASPYLDITTPIGGEKWLKDGKRNFIRWDKNINDAVKIELLLEGNVVTSIVDSLVSYTGAYAWIVGEDIMADSNYRVRITSLHEPELTTISDEVFRIDGATSVENSDNNSVLSIKNNPNPLSNSTTFEFTTQVPGNASITIYNLLGQPELIVYSSYVEVGNHNFKWDSGNIAPGIYVYKLSVGNNSITNKMVISR